Below is a window of Methanorbis rubei DNA.
CTCGGCAAAGTACTTCGCCGCATCAACTGCTGATGCATCCATCACATGCACAGCCTTGATTATTCTGAGATACGGCAGGGCCGACCTGACCTCATCAATGTCCTCCAGCGAAACCATGTCCTGAATCTGCAAAGTTGTGCAGTGCGACTCCCGGGCAATGAGAATCAGATCAGTTGGTTTTTGCAGATGCGTGACCGCGACCGGTTCGATGAACGGCGGCAAAGTTGCGATCATTGATGCTGCTTCAGCGCAGGAGACCGCGTCCTGTGTCACGTGAGTAATTCCCATCAGAAATCCAATGGCATCAGCGCCCGCAGCAACAGCACAGGCGAGGTCGGCGGGGGAACCGGTCCCGCAGATTTTTACTTTCATTGCGTGACCTCGATGTCGTAGACCGCATGCCAGCTTGTCGGCGAGTACGAGCGAAGCACCCGTTCCGTAACTTTTGCATATTGAAACACGCGGAAAATTTCTGCGTTGTGTTCGCCCTCTCGCTCTACCAGCGAGTAGAGATGCACAATCGTTCCCGGCTTTGTGAGAGGGGCCGCGGCTGAGAGAAACGCTGCGGCATCCATCGGGAGATTCATGATGATGCGATCAAACTGCATCGGCGACAAAATTTCTGCAAGATTTTTTGCATCGCCGAGCATGGGAATCACATTCGTGAGATGATTCAATCGAATATTTTTTTGCATCAGAAGCACTGCTTCAGGATTGAGATCGTTGGCGATCACAAGGCCCGCACGTTCCCCGAGCATCACCGGAAAGGGACCGACGCCGGCAAACATGTCAAGAATTTTTTCGTTCGTTTTCATCTGCGACAAAATTCTCTGACGTTCGTTCGCGAGCCGCGCAGAAAAGTACGCGGCCGTCAGATCAATTTTCATGCGGCGGCCGTACTCATGATACATTGTTTCGGTCGTGTCGCTACCAGCAAGAACCTTGAATGTTTTTGTGCGGAACTCGCCTTCGACCGGCGAGGTCGCGAAGAGTGCAGTGTGGGCCGAAGGACGTGCGGCAAGAATTTTTTCAGCACCGAGTGTGTCATCGTCCTGCAGGACAACGATGCCGCCAATCTGTTCGTGGCGGGGAAGTTCCTCGACCGCCTGATTTTCCACAAACTCAGCGGTCACCGCTCCAACGCACTCGAAGAGGACCGGGATCAAAAGATATTCGTCCTCGACCCGCGGACGAAGAGACCGGTCGGCGACTCCTTCGATGATGGCATTTCTTCGTGCAGCCTCGCCGTCACGAACCGGCACTCGGAGGCACCACTGCTCTTTCATGACCGGTTCTCCTTCGCGGTTTTGATAATGAGAGAAAGTTCCCGTGCGGCTTCGGTAACGTCAGGAGCGCTGACCACTGCGGAGATGACGGCGACACCGTCAAGACCTGCGGCGATCAATTCGGGTGTGTTTTCTGCGTTGATTCCGCCGATGCCGATGACCGGACACATCACTGACGAACAAATATCGCGAACTACTGCAATGCCGTGTCCGGCCCCTGCGTCCGACTTCGAAGAGGTTGAAAACACCGGACTCACCGCAACATAATCAGCACCTGCTGCCTCCGCCTCCTTTGCTTCCTCTACGCTGCCGACAGAGATGCCGATGAGAAAATTTTTCGGGCAGAGTTTTCTGACCGCAGCAATTGGAAGATCGCTCTGACCGAGATGCACACCGTCAGCGCCAGCCGCAAGAGCGACATCGACCCGGTCGTTCACGATGAAGAGTGCATAGCCTCGACAGATCTCTTTCATTTTGCAGGCAATCTCGTACAGTTCGCGTGAGGATTTTTCCTTGTCCCGCAGCTGGATTATGTTTGCTCCCCCTGCCACGGCACGGCGTGCGATCTCTTCATGCGTCAGGCCGTGAGACAGGGCTTCATCAGTGACAACGTAGAGGTCGTACATTTAGTACTCGATAATTTTCGCAGACTTTTCAAGATCTTCAGGGGTCAGTGCCGCGACCGCGTCAAGGAACGCAGGTTTGAATGAACCAGGGCCACAGGCAATTTTTGCTGCCCGCTCACCGGCAATGCCGAGTGCTGCCATCGCAGCAGCACATCCGTTTACAGTATCTGTTGCTGCGGCCGCAAATGCTCCGGTAACAGCGGCTGCCATACAACCGGTACCGGAGAGCCGGCCCATCAGTGGGTCGCCGTTCGCAACACCCAGCGTCCGGTTGCCGCTGCAGATGATATCCTCTGCCCCGCTCATGATGACAATGCACCCGAGCTGTTTTGCAAGCTCCTGTGTGATCATTTTTTTGTCGCCGGAAACACTTCCTGAGTCAACGCCGCGAACGGTTGCCGCAGTTCCTGCAAGAGTTCCAATCTCTCCCGCGTTTCCTTTGATCACCGTTATCGGCAGTTCATCAATCAGCATCTCTGCGGTCTTCGTGCGGTACGGCGTCGCTCCGGCTCCGACCGGATCGAGAATGATCGGAATGTTTCGGTCTGCGGCAACTCTGCCGGCAACAAGCATGCCTTCAATCTGTTTCGGGTCAAGTGTTCCGATATTGAGGACAAGAGCGCTGGCAATTTTGGTCATGTCGATAACATCCTCAGGAGCATGGGACATAACCGGTGAGGCTCCGATACAGAGCGTGATGTTCGCACAGTCGTTTACTGTGACGTAATTCGTGATCTGGTGGACGAGCGGTGATGTCGTCCTGACTGATTCAAGAATCTTGGCATATTTCTGCATAGGACACCTTTGATAGGATAAGTATTGGTCAGGACCTCAGAAAAATGTTTTAGTGTGCGTGCCGAATGGTATATATTATGGATGAGCAACTTGCAAAGATCCGTTCCGGCGATCTGAAACTCTACGCTCTGGAAAAACTGATGCCCGCAGACGAGGCGGTTTCTCTTCGCAGAAAATATATCGAGGAGGAGACGTCCACCGATCTCTCGGCGGTCGGTTCGTACTCGATTCCGATCGATCGCGTGGTTGTGAGAAATATTGAGAATATGATCGGCTGTGTACAGATTCCTGTCGGCGTTGCAGGGCCGGTTGTGGTGAACGGCGAGTATGCGAAAGGTAGTTTCTGGCTTCCGGTCGCAACAACGGAAGGGGCACTGACCGCTTCGATCAATCGCGGATGCAGTGCGATTACGAAGGCCGGAGGGGCTGAGGTTCGCATTCTTCGCGATGGAATGACGCGGGCACCAATCTTTGCAGCGACTTCGGTTGCTCATGCGACCGAAGTTGCCAGGTGGGCCGAGGATAATCTTCTGCTGCTGAAGACTGCGGCAGAGGAGACGACGCATCACGGAGAGATGATCGGTCTTACGACGTATGTTGTGGGAACGAATGTGTTTGTTCGGTTTGAGTTTGACACCAAGGATGCGATGGGGATGAATATGGTGACGATCGCATCCGAAGCTGCGGCAAAGCTGATCGAGGAGGAGACCGGTGCACGCATGGTTTCAACGTCCGGCAACATGTGCTGCGACAAGAAGCCGTCGGCCATCAATGTGATTGAAGGTCGGGGCAAGTCGGTTTCCGCAGGAGTGTTCCTGCCTGATGAGATGGTCGCGTCCGTGTTCAAGACTGATGCGAAGACGCTTGCCGAAGTGAATATGCGAAAGAATCTGGTGGGCTCGGCCCGTGCGGTGTCGCTCGGATTCAATGCCCATGCGGCAAACGCGATTGCGGCAATATTTCTTGCATGCGGTCAGGACCCTGCACATGTTGTTGAGGGCAGCAATGCGATTACGACCGTGGACGCAGTTCCGGGTGGTGTCTATGTTGCGGTTTCGCTACCGTCCCTTCAGGTGGGAACGGTCGGCGGAGGAACAACGATCGCAACGCAGAACGCGTGTCTGTCGATACTTGGTGTTGCAGGCGGCGGAGAAAATCCCGGAGATAATGCAAAGGCATTTGCCGAGATTGTGGCGGTCGCCGTTCTTGCCGGAGAGCTGTCGCTTCTCGGTGCTCTTGGTGCACAGCATCTGGCCAAGGCCCATCAGGAGCTTGGCCGCGGCGGATCAAAATAATCTCTCCCATATTTTTTTGCGGTCACCGCAGATCTTTTTTTATCCTGATGATTTTTTGAAAGATTCCTTCGGCAATTATTTCATACATATTCCATCTTGTAAAATACCTTAAGCCTATTTTATGCCGATGGAAATATATCAAAATACTAATTAAAATGTCATTATGGATAATTATTATGACCCCTGAAATCCCATACAAAGAATATGCCCGATTCATCACCCATAGTAACACTCACCATTCTCCCGGGAACAACCCGTGAAGGAAAACCGGAAAACTTCACCGAGATAACTATCCGACCGGGCGACACCATCTCAATTGTCGGCCCGACGGGTTCTGGAAAAACCGCACTCATCAATGACATCGAAGTGTTTGCCTGGGGCGACACAATCACCAGACGAAAAATTCTCGTCAATGGTGTTCCTCCTCCTGAAGACCTTGTTCGCGATCCGGCAAAAAAACCAATCGCCATGATCACCCAGAACACGAAATGCCTTGCCGACCTCACCGTCCAAGAGTTTCTCGCAATGCATCTCCGCTCACGAAAAATGAAAGATGACTCTGTCATAACTTCCGCAGTTGATCTCGCAAACCAGTTCACCGGCGAAAAAATTGTGAGCTCGATGCGAATGAGTTCGCTCTCCGGCGGTCAGACCCGATCACTCTTCATCGCAGATGCAGTCCTCATCTCCGACACGCCGATAATTTTGCTTGACGAAGTGGAGAATGCCGGCATCTTCAAAGATCGCGTGATAGACATTCTCCGCGAAAAAAAGAAAGCGATCATCTTTGTAACGCACGACCCCTACGTTGCCCTCCTCACCAAAAAACGCATCGTCATGAAATGCGGTGCTGTTGAAAATATTCTCACGCCGAAAGATGAAGAGACTGAAGCTCTTGCACGAATCGCACACATGGATGCTGACCTGATGAAGCTCAGGGAACGCATCCGCTCAGGAGAAATTCTCGCAACCTTGGAGGTCGCATGAACGTCCGGCTGATTGCAATAGCAGGACCCCCGAGTGCCGGAAAAACTGCGGTCGTTAAACAGATCATCCGCAACCTCGGAGCCGCGAAAGTTGCCTATCTCAAGATCGATGTCGTGCAGGCATGGGAGGACGAAGAACTCGCTGCTGAGTTTGGCATCCCCACCAAAAAAGTTTACTCAGGCGACATGTGCCCGGATCATATGGGCATCATGGTAATCCGTGACGCCCTCGTTTGGGCTGAAGGAATCGGCGCTGAGTACCTCCTCTATGAAAGTGCAGGCCTCTGCCTGCGATGCACACCGTACACCAGAAACTCGCTCGGACTTTGTGTTTTGTCCGCAGTATCAGGCACGCATGCCCCACTCAAAATGGCCCCCATGATTGCTCTTGCTGACGTCGCCGTTGTCACCAAAATTGATCTCGTCTCTCAGGCGGAGAAAGAGGTCTTCCGCGAAGGAATCCGACAGGTCGCACCGGATATCGATATCGTTGAGACCAATGCAGTGCAGGGAACCGGCATGCGGTATCTCATGCAGGTCATCGAAAAAATTCGGCCAGCGGAAAGCGAGAGAGATACCCTTCGCGGAGTCCCGCCGCTTGGCGTGTGCACCATCTGTATCGGAAAAAAAGAGACCGGATGGCAGGAACACTTCGGTGTCATCAGACCGCTTGCAGCGCCAGACAATCTTTACCGGGGTGAGTAAAATGGTCTGGACGCCACCCGGAAAAAACTGCGGAGCCTGCGGTATGAACTCCTGCGAATCATTCGCAACAGTGATCGCGATCGGAGAAAAACTGCTGCGTGAATGTCCCTACTATGCTGGACAACAACCGCAGACAGTCTCACCCGTCTGCGACAGCGGCTGCTATACAGGGACGGACGTTACCGAAACTCCGTATGATTTTATCATCACTGCGTTTGAGGGTGAACCCTCGGCAAGAAAAATAATTCTTCCATTTAGATCCGATCTCGTGGAGAGGCTCAACATCTCTTTCGGTGACATTGTCACCGGAAGACCGACCGGAGCAGGCTGTCCGGTTCAGCATGTGATTCGCGTGATCGAAGCAGATCCTGTCTCAGGCCTCATCACCGGTCATGTGGTAGGTCCAGCGTTTGCCCGGATAAACTGCGATGCAATCGATCTCGGCCACTACCACATGATAGGATTTGAAGGAGTGGCAAACGTTGTGCGAAAGGAACCTGAGTTCGGGTGCCGCATGCCGTTTCTTCCCGCACTCTGCATGATGCACCGGACGCATACCGGTCTTGTCAACATGATCATGCACAAATCCTATGGAATCCATGTGAGAGTAGAGGGGATTGTGATCCTATGAAATCGATAGAGGATATCAATAAAAAAATCGCCGCAAAAACAGCGGTGGTACTCACCGCATCAGAACTCAAGAAACGCATTCGTGCAGGCGAAACGATCACGCCCGAAGACGTCGATGTCGTTACCTGCGGAACGTTTGGGATAATGTCAGGGACCGCAGCAGTGATTGCATTTCAGGCGGCAGAGCCGGGAGCCTTTCGTCACGCGACCAGCATGACGCTGAACGGCGTTCCTACACATCTCGGCCCCTGTCCGAACGAGAGCAACGGTCATGTGGATGCGATGGTTTATGGAACAGCTGCATCAAGCCGTACCGGTTACGGAGGCGGCCATCTGTTTGCCGACCTTGTCGAAAAAAAATCCGTTGAGGCTGTAATCGAAACTGATGCAGGCACGATCACCAAAACAATAACGATTGATGAGATGTCCTCGGCGAGGATGATCGTCACCCGCGGTGCGTTCAAAAATTATATGGCATTTGTCAATCCCTCCGAGAGCGAGATCACCACGATTTTTTCTGTGACACCAATGCAGGGAAACATGAATGAAGCAACATTCTCCGGCTGCGGTGAGATCAATCCGCTGGAGAATGATCCAACCCTCAGGTTCCACACGCCCGGGACCGGAGCTCTCGTCAACGGAGCTCCGGGAATTATTCTCGGAACCGGCACGCGAAGCTCTGCGGCAAAACCAAATCTTTCCTTAGCTGCCGACATGAAAAACATGGATCCAAATCTCATGGGCGGATTCAGGATGCCGACCGCATGCGAATGCCTCACTTCGGTTGCGACCGCAATCCCTGTGACTGATGACGCGGCCCTTGCCGCACTGTCGATCCTCGATGAAAATATTTCACTTCCGGTCGCCGCCGTGACAAACCGAACAGCGTTTGATGCGGCAACCTATGCTGATGCATGGAACGGCGATGCCCGCGTCCGCGTGGATCCAAAAAAATGCACAACACCCGAGTGTAACAGGTGCCGGGACCTCTGCCCGCGTGAGGCAATCAGAGAAGATCTCTCCATCACCAAATCCTGCATGGGTTGTCTGACCTGCGTGAAGGTGTGTCCCGCGGGCGCGTACTCGGCAAATGGCGGGACACTTCACACCAGTACCGGAGAAATCAAAATAATTCTCCGGCAGTCCGACCGCGTGCGTGGAGAGCTTGCGGCACGCACTCTTCGCGACAGAATTCGTTCCGGGTCGTGGCGGTTTGGAGGTGTCTGAGATGGGAGAGTATATTCTTAGATGCGTCTCCGGCGGCGAAGTTCTGCCGGAACATTACACACTTTCCTGCAGTAAACACCCAGGACTGCTGCGGACCGAATACTCTGCAAGACAGTTAACGGTCCGGCCCGAACTTCCGGGAATTTTTCGGTACATTGACTGGCTGCCGGTTCACGGAGTTCTGCCGACAGAGTCGCGGTCCGTGACGTTTCAGAGCGAAGAGCTCTGCCGCGAACTCGGGCTGCCGAATCTTTGGATAACATTTACCGGCTATTATCCTGAGCGAAAATGTCTTGTTCCCACCGGCTCGTTCAAGGAACTGGAAGCTCTGCCAACCACCGTCCGACTTTCTGAAAATGGTGGAGGGACTCTGGTCGTGGCTTCTGCCGGCAACACCGGCCGAGCGTTTGCCGAAATGGCGGCAAGATTTGAAACGCCGGTCGTCATTGTAGTTCCTGAAGATGCGACAAAAAATCTCTGGACCGTAGCAGAGCCAAAAGATCCGGAAAAAATCAAACTGGTTGCTGTCCGCGGAGACTACACCGATGCCATCGGCGTTGCCAATAAGATTACCGAGAAAGTAGGTTTTCTTCCGGAAGGCGGAGCACAAAATGTTGCCCGCCGCGACGGGATGGGGACCGTGATGCTGGATGCTGCGGTAACGATTGGGAGGATGCCGGACCATTACTTCCAGGCGATCGGTTCAGGCACCGGAGGTATCTCAGCATGGGAGGCGGCGATGAGGCTCTGGGAGGACGGGCGGTTCGGCAGTTCAGTGCCGAAACTGCATCTCGCCCAGAATTATCCGTTCGTCCCAATGGTGAACGCGTGGAAAGAGAAACGGTCGCAGGTGCTGGAGACCGACATGCCGAATGCAGCTGAAGCCATCAGACAGGTGTCGGCACATGTTCTGACGAACCGTGAGCCGCCGTATGGTATTCCGGGCGGCATGTTCGAGGCGATGATGTACTGCGGCGGCGATATGTATGCGGTCAAAAATGAGGAGGCAAAAGACGCCGGGCGTCTGTTCGCTGATGCTGAGTGCGGCATCGATCTGGATCCTGCGGCAGCGGTTGCAACAGCGGCCCTGATCTCGGCTGTTGAGAGCGGGGCGATTGATCGCAGTTCAACGATTACGCTGAATATTACCGGCGGCGGTTACGCAAGAGTTCGTGAGGATTTTTCGCTCACTCAGGTGCCGGTAGCATTCACGGTGAATGCAGATGAGGTGCCGGAGTTATGAACGAGGAGATAGTTCTCAAAATTTTGGAGGAACATGGAATTGATCTTGTCGCGTCGCTTCCGTGCGACAAAAACAAACGGCTGACTGCCCTCCTCCCGACAAAGTTTCCAGTGATTGATCTTGCCCGCGAGGAGGATGGCGTTGGAATTTGTGCGGGTGCATACCTCGGTGGAAGAAAACCGTTGATGTCGATTCAGAGTTCCGGCCTTGGCAATATGATGAATGCGTTGATGTCGCTTTCCAGGACATATGATCTGCCGCTGCCGATTCTTGCAAGTTGGCGGGGAGTCTACTGCGAGGCAATCTGTGCACAGATTCCGTTCAACGAGCCGCTTCCAAGAATGCTGGATGTGTATAATATTCCATACCGGATATTTTCAAATGCTGAGGATCTGAAAAATCTCGGTGAGGTGATCCAAGGAGCGTATGAGATGCGGACACCGTTTGTTGCGCTGATCAAACCATCCTGCTGGGAACCTGAAGAGTCGGTGGAAATTTCGTATCCGAGGCGTGTTGTTCCTGCGAAGAGTTTTACACTCTCAGGCTACGCTGATCCTCAGATGGTGCGGCTGGATGCTATCCGCGTGATTACAGAGTTTGCGGATGAGGAGACGCTTGTCGTCTCCAATATTGGTGTTCCGTCCAAGGAGCTGTATGTGACAAAGGATCGCGACGGCAACTTCTACATGCTGGGCAGCTACATGCAGGCATCAGCGATCGGTCTTGGTTGTGCGGTTGCATGTCCGAAGAAGCGAGTGATTGTGATCGACGGCGACGGAAGTCTTCTCGGCTCTGCGGTTTTGCCGATGGTTGCGGCTTCGGGGACAACGAATCTGACGATTGTTGCTCTTGATAACGGAACGTTTGGGAGCACGGGAAATCAGATCAGTCCTGCGTATGCGACTGCGGACTTGAGCGTTCTTGCTTTGGGAGCAGGGATTACATCAGTCGAGCGGGCTGGATCATCTGAAGAGTTGTGGAATGCTTTGGAGCATGGGGTTTCCTTTGTGCATGTCCCTCTGCGGCCCGGCAATTCATCGTCGCCAAATATTTCTCTGTCGCCGACTGAGATCAGGAACCGGTTTATGAAGTTTTGTCAGAGATGACAGAGTGTAACAAACCCGAAAACATCAAAAAAAACCCACACCATAACCATTAATCCCCTTCCCTCCAATAGAATAATACATGCTGAACAAATACAAGGGATGCCTCCTCGGTGCCGTACTCGGCGACGCCCTTGGAATGCCCGGCGAAACCACCGTGAGCCGGTTCATCGGAGTCACCCTCGGATTCAAACGTGCATACAAAGGCCACCCAAACCATGACCTCCTGCCAGGCCAGTACACCGACGACTCACAAATAATGCTTGCAGCAGCCCGCCTTCTTGCTGACGCATCATGGGATCCGGAAACATACGCCAAAGACCTGCTCCGGACCCACAACCTCAACAAATTCCGCTACCCTGACGGAACCATCTATGCCGCATGCAAACGCATGCAGACCACCAACGACTTTGTCGGCTCAGGCGTCTACTCAGACAGCGCTGGCTGTATCTCCCTTGCCGTACCCTTCGCTCTTGCCTACAAAGACCGCAAAGAAATGGCGCCCAAACTTCTTGAAGCCTGCAGCATCACCCACACCCACCCAGGGGCCCACGCCGCAACAATCGGTCTTGCCCTCATGCTCAACACCCTCATTGAAACCGGCAGCACCAGCGAAGCATATCAGGCGCTCATCACCGCCGCACAAAACATGAACCCTGACCTTGCCGCAAGAATCAACAACGCAGTGCGCATCGAAAAAACCGGCATGCAGATCACTGAATCTCTGGCAGCAATCGGCAACTCATCCTCAGTCTATCACACCCTGCCGGTTGCACTATTCCTCTGCAACCGCTTTAGCGATCCTGAAGAACTCCTCGCCTGCGCATCCTCATGCGGCGGCAACGCAGACACCATCACCCTCATCTGCGGCGCATACCTTGGAGCCTACCGCGGCATCGAAGCCCTGCCGCAGGATCTCCTCGCGAGTCTTGAACGAAGAGGAGAGTTTGAAACCCTCGCAGAAAAACTACAGAACCCCAAAAAACCTGAACCAAAAAAGTCCGAGAAAAAACCGACACAAGAGCCGGAAAGTATCTACGACTCAGGCTGGGAACCAGAATAACATTCTCTTTTTTCCATCAATACAACAGAATTTAATCTCTCCCACGTCCCATACTGTATCCATGGATATTGCGATTGTCGGCGCATCCGGATACGCCGGAGGAGACCTCATCAGACTGCTTCTGACACACTCACAGGCAAACCTCGTCTGTGCCACCTCCCGCAAACTCGCGGGAACTCCCGTAACCAAAGACCACATACACTTAAAAAATCTCATCGACCTCGACTATACCAACCCATCCGTCGACAAAATCGACGCAGACTTCGCATTTCTCGCGGTCCCCCACACTGCCGCAATGCAGTATGCCCCGCGCCTCAAAGAGCGCGGCATCAAAACTGTTGACCTCAGTGCTGACTACAGGCTCCCGCAGGACATCTACGAAAAAACCTACGGCGTCAAACACACCGCATACTTCAAAGCCCCGTACGGCATCCCTGAACTCCATCGAAAAGACATCCGCGGAGCAGACTTCGTCGCAAATCCCGGTTGCTTCCCAACAGGTGCAACCCTTGCCGCAGCACCGGTCGCAGACCTTGCTGCGCAAATAATTTACGACTCAAAGAGCGGCGTGTCCGGAGCAGGCGACTCGGTCTCCGAGACCACCCACTACCCAAACGTCGATGAAAACATCGCCCCCTACAAAATAACAGCCCACCGACACCTGCCGGAGATGAAACAGGAAGCAGCATTCCTGAAATCATCCGCGAAAATCTACTTCACCCCCCACCTCCTCCCCGCAATCCGCGGCATCATCACAACCGCCCACATCCTCTTCAAAAAACCGGTCACCGAAGGCGAAGTCCAGAAACGCTACGAATCATTCTACAAAAACGAACCGTTCATCAGATTGCAGACCGCAAAACTTGGAGGCGTTCGCGGCTCAAACTTCTGCGACATCAACTTCGAGCTCGAAGCTGACGGAACCCGACTGGTCGCAGTATCTGCAATCGACAACCTCGTCAAAGGAGCATCCGGTCAGGCTGTTCAGAACATGAACATCATGTGCGGATTTGCCGAAACCGACGGACTTCGGATGCCCGGAATGTTCCCTTAACAAGGTTCATCATGGCGCGAACAAATATAATACACAGGAGTCTCTATGCAAAGTATCTGTGCTGTTGAAGGCGTCAGCGCCTGGGGCATAAAAGAAGGAAAATTCGGCCTTGCACTAATCAAAGCATCCGGAACAGGAGCCGCAGTCTTTACCACCAACAAAGTCCGTGCACCTGTCGTCAACCTCATGGCTGAACGTACCAGACGCGGGAAGCTTGCAGGCGTCATCGTAAACAGCGGATGCGCCAATGCCTACACAGGTAAACGCGGATACGAGGACGCAAAGACCATGGCAGCGATTGGTGCTGAAGCCCTCGGTATCTCGGAAAAAGAAACAGGCGTTGCAAGTACCGGAGTTATCGGCAGATATCTGGACCTCGACCTCATCCGCAGGCAGAGTGCTGATGTTGCCGGAAAACTTGCCCACTCCGCAGAGGCGGAGATCGCCGCCGCAAAAGCAATCATGACCACCGATCTCGTGCAGAAGCATGCCCTCGTCCAGCGCGAAGGGTTTACCATCGCAGGTATCTGCAAAGGCTCAGGAATGATTGCACCAAATATGGGAACCATGCTCTCCTTCGTCTACACCGACGCAGAAGTTCCTTCAGAAAAACTTCAGGAAAATCTGAAGACCGCAGTCCAGCGGAGTCTGAACCGCGTCGTCGTTGACGGCGACGAGAGTACCAATGACTCACTCTTCTGCACTGCGACCGGCGAAGCAGGCCGCGTGCCGAAGAAAGAGTTTGCCGCAGCTCTCGAAGAGTGCTGCATCTCTCTTGCAAAACAGATTGCAGCCGACGGCGAAGGAGCGACAAAACTGATCGAGGTCCGCGTCACCGGAGCTGCCCGCGAAAAGGATGCAGAGAAAATCGCAAAAGCTGTCATCACTTCACCGCTGGTGAAGAGTGCAGTCTACGGCGAGGACCCGAACTGGGGTCGGGTTGTCTGCGCCGCAGGATACTCGGGCGTTGAGTTTGCCATTGACGAGCTGTCTCTTTCGATCGGTGAAGGAGAAGGCGAGACCGAGCTCGTGCACAAGGGAGAGATCACCGCAGACCTTGTGAAAGCCAAGGCTGCGATGGCAGGAAAACGTGTGGTGTTCACGATCATCCTTGAGTCAGGCAAGAAAGAGGCTGTTGCCTGGGGCTGCGACCTGACGGAAAAATATGTGGAGATTAACGGGAAGTATACAACATGAACCGGCAGAGTGTGTTAATGGAGGCGCTTCCGTACATTCGGAAGTTTCACGGAAAAACAATTGTGATTAAGCTTGGCGGCCACGCGATGGTTGACCCGAAGATCATGAACACGGTGATTGAGGATGCAGTGCTTCTTCACTATGTCGGCATGCGGGTTGTGCTCGTGCACGGCGGAGGTCCTGAGATCACGCAGAAGATGCAGGCTCTCGGCAAAGAACCGAAGTTCATCGGCGGTCTGCGGGTGACGGATGCGGAGACGCTTGAGATCGCCCAGATGGTTTTAGCCGGAAAGATCAGCAGCGCGATTGTGAGTCTGATTGCAAAGAACGGGGCACGCGGTGTTGGTGTATCCGGCAACGACGGCGGACTGGTGATTGCGGAGAAGATGCCCCTGAAGAAGATCAAGGTTGGCGATCATGAGGAGGAGGTTGACCTCGGGTTTGTCGGAGAGATCCGCGAGATCAACTCAAAACTTCTTGAGACACTTCTTGATGCAGGATATATTCCGGTGGTGTCGCCTCTTGCAATCGATCGGAAAGGAAATGATCTGAACATCAATGCTGACACGATGGCAGGCGAGATTGCAGTAGCCCTCAAGGCGTTCAAGCTGATCTCGCTGACCGATGTGGACGGCGTGATGGACAAGGACAGAA
It encodes the following:
- a CDS encoding phosphoribosylanthranilate isomerase codes for the protein MKVKICGTGSPADLACAVAAGADAIGFLMGITHVTQDAVSCAEAASMIATLPPFIEPVAVTHLQKPTDLILIARESHCTTLQIQDMVSLEDIDEVRSALPYLRIIKAVHVMDASAVDAAKYFAEAADAILLDTRTADRIGGTGIVHDWSISAKIVEESRVPVILAGGLTPENVAEAVRRVRPYAVDVHTGVKKDGVRNAARTLAFVANARAAALALTLQ
- a CDS encoding class I SAM-dependent methyltransferase is translated as MKEQWCLRVPVRDGEAARRNAIIEGVADRSLRPRVEDEYLLIPVLFECVGAVTAEFVENQAVEELPRHEQIGGIVVLQDDDTLGAEKILAARPSAHTALFATSPVEGEFRTKTFKVLAGSDTTETMYHEYGRRMKIDLTAAYFSARLANERQRILSQMKTNEKILDMFAGVGPFPVMLGERAGLVIANDLNPEAVLLMQKNIRLNHLTNVIPMLGDAKNLAEILSPMQFDRIIMNLPMDAAAFLSAAAPLTKPGTIVHLYSLVEREGEHNAEIFRVFQYAKVTERVLRSYSPTSWHAVYDIEVTQ
- the thiE gene encoding thiamine phosphate synthase, translated to MYDLYVVTDEALSHGLTHEEIARRAVAGGANIIQLRDKEKSSRELYEIACKMKEICRGYALFIVNDRVDVALAAGADGVHLGQSDLPIAAVRKLCPKNFLIGISVGSVEEAKEAEAAGADYVAVSPVFSTSSKSDAGAGHGIAVVRDICSSVMCPVIGIGGINAENTPELIAAGLDGVAVISAVVSAPDVTEAARELSLIIKTAKENRS
- the thiM gene encoding hydroxyethylthiazole kinase; the protein is MQKYAKILESVRTTSPLVHQITNYVTVNDCANITLCIGASPVMSHAPEDVIDMTKIASALVLNIGTLDPKQIEGMLVAGRVAADRNIPIILDPVGAGATPYRTKTAEMLIDELPITVIKGNAGEIGTLAGTAATVRGVDSGSVSGDKKMITQELAKQLGCIVIMSGAEDIICSGNRTLGVANGDPLMGRLSGTGCMAAAVTGAFAAAATDTVNGCAAAMAALGIAGERAAKIACGPGSFKPAFLDAVAALTPEDLEKSAKIIEY
- the hmgA gene encoding hydroxymethylglutaryl-CoA reductase (NADPH), whose protein sequence is MDEQLAKIRSGDLKLYALEKLMPADEAVSLRRKYIEEETSTDLSAVGSYSIPIDRVVVRNIENMIGCVQIPVGVAGPVVVNGEYAKGSFWLPVATTEGALTASINRGCSAITKAGGAEVRILRDGMTRAPIFAATSVAHATEVARWAEDNLLLLKTAAEETTHHGEMIGLTTYVVGTNVFVRFEFDTKDAMGMNMVTIASEAAAKLIEEETGARMVSTSGNMCCDKKPSAINVIEGRGKSVSAGVFLPDEMVASVFKTDAKTLAEVNMRKNLVGSARAVSLGFNAHAANAIAAIFLACGQDPAHVVEGSNAITTVDAVPGGVYVAVSLPSLQVGTVGGGTTIATQNACLSILGVAGGGENPGDNAKAFAEIVAVAVLAGELSLLGALGAQHLAKAHQELGRGGSK
- a CDS encoding ATP-binding cassette domain-containing protein, with protein sequence MPDSSPIVTLTILPGTTREGKPENFTEITIRPGDTISIVGPTGSGKTALINDIEVFAWGDTITRRKILVNGVPPPEDLVRDPAKKPIAMITQNTKCLADLTVQEFLAMHLRSRKMKDDSVITSAVDLANQFTGEKIVSSMRMSSLSGGQTRSLFIADAVLISDTPIILLDEVENAGIFKDRVIDILREKKKAIIFVTHDPYVALLTKKRIVMKCGAVENILTPKDEETEALARIAHMDADLMKLRERIRSGEILATLEVA